One part of the Acidobacteriota bacterium genome encodes these proteins:
- a CDS encoding Glu/Leu/Phe/Val dehydrogenase, with the protein MKTVDLEQETNPWEAQAARFDLAAQKLNLDEGLWKVLRSPSREIIVHIPVMMDDGHLEVFTGFRVQHSIARGPAKGGLRYAPDVNLDEVRALASWMTWKCAVVNIPFGGAKGGIICDPHKMSMGELERMTRRYTAELFEFIGPEKDVPAPDVNTNEQTMAWIMDTYSMHMRQTVTAVVTGKPINIGGSRGRREATGRGVLIVCEQAIKKLGLNRATTRVIVQGFGNVGSNAARLMSEAGYKVIGIVEVGGGLYNKNGIDVEALWEFRQRNGSIHGFPGADKHDPAELMLTECDILIPAATENQITSQNADRVKCKILAEGANGPTTAAADDILSEKKVFVIPDILANAGGVTTSYFEWVQDRQGYFWKEAVVNEHLEDIMITAFDDVVRYAETHGVNNRIAAYMLAIDRVAYTIRQRGIYA; encoded by the coding sequence ATGAAGACGGTCGATCTAGAGCAGGAAACTAATCCATGGGAGGCGCAAGCTGCGCGCTTTGACCTCGCCGCCCAAAAACTCAATTTGGACGAAGGCCTCTGGAAAGTCCTCCGCAGTCCCAGCCGCGAGATTATTGTTCACATCCCCGTCATGATGGATGACGGCCACCTGGAAGTGTTCACCGGATTTCGTGTACAGCATTCCATTGCTCGTGGCCCGGCGAAAGGCGGCTTGCGCTATGCGCCCGATGTAAATCTCGACGAAGTGCGCGCTCTGGCCAGTTGGATGACCTGGAAATGCGCGGTAGTCAACATCCCATTCGGTGGCGCCAAGGGTGGAATCATATGCGATCCGCACAAGATGTCGATGGGCGAACTGGAACGCATGACGCGCCGCTACACTGCCGAACTCTTTGAGTTCATCGGCCCCGAAAAAGATGTGCCCGCGCCTGATGTCAACACCAACGAACAAACCATGGCGTGGATCATGGACACCTACTCCATGCACATGCGGCAGACCGTCACCGCCGTGGTCACCGGCAAACCGATCAACATCGGCGGATCCCGCGGCCGCCGTGAAGCTACTGGACGCGGCGTGCTAATCGTCTGCGAGCAAGCGATCAAAAAGCTTGGATTGAATCGGGCTACGACTCGCGTCATCGTGCAGGGATTCGGCAATGTGGGCTCGAACGCCGCGCGCCTGATGTCCGAAGCTGGGTACAAAGTGATCGGCATCGTGGAAGTCGGCGGTGGTCTTTACAACAAGAATGGCATCGACGTGGAAGCCCTCTGGGAGTTCCGTCAGCGCAATGGCTCGATTCACGGATTCCCGGGTGCGGACAAGCACGATCCCGCGGAACTGATGCTGACGGAATGCGACATCCTGATTCCGGCCGCGACCGAAAATCAGATCACCAGCCAGAATGCTGATCGCGTGAAATGCAAGATTCTTGCGGAGGGCGCGAATGGTCCGACGACGGCCGCCGCGGACGATATCCTCTCCGAGAAAAAAGTCTTCGTCATTCCAGATATTCTGGCGAACGCAGGCGGCGTCACAACGTCTTACTTCGAGTGGGTGCAGGACCGCCAGGGTTACTTCTGGAAAGAAGCGGTGGTCAACGAGCATCTGGAAGACATCATGATCACGGCCTTTGACGACGTCGTGCGCTACGCCGAAACCCACGGCGTGAACAATCGCATTGCAGCTTACATGCTGGCAATTGATCGCGTGGCTTACACCATTCGGCAACGCGGGATATACGCCTAG
- a CDS encoding MFS transporter, whose translation MNDRIAISEVGRRARRRISLRLLPLVFSMYVVCYVDRANVAFANLRMSAELGMSARAYGLGVGIFFLGYVLFEIPGALIVERWSARKWMARIMITWGVITIGTGFIHTTRQFYLARFLVGIAEASFFPGIIVYLTHWFQHSDRAKAIGFFYTAVSTATVAGSLVASGLIGVHWLGIAGWRWLFILEGIPPIILGVVAFLYMTDWPQQARWLPDDERAWIVTELEAEAKAKKQARDYTIGQAFRDRQVVLLTIAWFLALVGSLGSLYWIPIFVRRLSGLPDSKVALLVTLPGILGIAGTMLNGWHSDKAGERRWHASLPLLITGLLYLLLLVPRLPFPVAMVLMTFGAGFYYSFQPVFWSIPTMILCDSAAAACFGLINSMGQIGGFVGPYAVGYLNEKTGNLTAAFALIAGCFLLAGSVILLLGTRKVTVPHPTPLA comes from the coding sequence ATGAATGATCGGATTGCGATCAGCGAAGTAGGCCGTCGTGCCCGTCGAAGAATCTCCCTGCGCCTGCTTCCCCTGGTCTTCTCGATGTATGTGGTCTGCTATGTCGATCGCGCGAACGTGGCGTTCGCCAACCTGCGGATGAGCGCCGAACTCGGAATGAGTGCCCGCGCCTACGGTCTTGGCGTGGGCATATTCTTTCTCGGTTACGTTTTGTTTGAAATACCGGGCGCGCTCATCGTCGAGCGCTGGAGCGCACGGAAGTGGATGGCTCGAATCATGATCACCTGGGGAGTGATCACGATCGGCACCGGCTTCATTCATACGACGCGACAATTTTATCTGGCCCGTTTTCTGGTCGGAATCGCAGAAGCCAGCTTTTTCCCAGGGATCATCGTTTACCTCACACACTGGTTCCAGCATTCGGATCGAGCGAAAGCAATTGGATTTTTCTATACGGCAGTCTCGACGGCGACGGTGGCCGGCTCCCTCGTTGCGAGCGGGCTGATTGGAGTGCATTGGCTGGGGATTGCAGGCTGGCGGTGGCTGTTCATCCTGGAGGGGATCCCGCCGATCATCTTGGGAGTCGTCGCATTTCTCTACATGACCGATTGGCCGCAGCAAGCACGCTGGCTACCCGATGATGAACGCGCATGGATCGTTACCGAACTTGAGGCCGAGGCCAAAGCTAAGAAGCAAGCCCGCGATTACACGATCGGTCAGGCGTTTCGCGACCGTCAAGTCGTGCTGCTAACGATCGCCTGGTTCCTGGCATTGGTCGGATCGCTCGGCAGTTTGTATTGGATTCCTATTTTTGTCAGAAGGCTTTCTGGTCTTCCCGACAGCAAAGTCGCCCTGCTGGTTACATTGCCGGGAATCCTCGGCATAGCGGGAACCATGCTGAACGGCTGGCACTCTGACAAGGCTGGAGAACGGCGCTGGCATGCCTCCCTTCCGTTGCTCATCACGGGTCTGCTCTATCTGCTGCTGCTCGTGCCGAGGCTCCCCTTTCCAGTCGCCATGGTTCTGATGACATTCGGTGCGGGATTTTATTACTCGTTTCAGCCCGTGTTCTGGTCGATACCAACCATGATTCTTTGCGATTCCGCCGCAGCCGCTTGCTTCGGGCTGATCAATTCAATGGGACAAATCGGAGGATTTGTCGGCCCCTACGCTGTCGGATATCTCAACGAAAAAACGGGCAACTTGACGGCGGCGTTCGCATTAATCGCGGGTTGCTTTCTGCTAGCAGGGAGCGTGATTCTCTTGCTGGGTACCCGCAAGGTGACGGTACCGCACCCCACTCCGCTTGCCTAG
- a CDS encoding class I SAM-dependent methyltransferase: MSEGTPSSLRAASRHYDANYGNFQTELYAQIRREAFGEDIGQSSWLTSDEQDRFLHSLNLSPGKSLLDVACGSGGPVLRIADRTGCSVVGVDVHEQAVATGNDLAAQRNLTPRAKFQVADATTSLPFPDASFDAITCIDAINHLPNRPVILADWARLLKPGGRLLFTDPITVTGPLTNAEIAVRSSIGFFLFVPRGYDERVIEQSGLRLLVNEDVTANMAEVAERRRAARASRAADLREIEGDQTYEGQQEFFAVASRIAKEGRLSRFLFVADKLS, encoded by the coding sequence ATGAGCGAAGGAACTCCATCCAGTTTGCGAGCCGCCAGCCGGCACTACGATGCCAACTACGGAAATTTTCAGACCGAGCTTTACGCCCAGATCCGCCGTGAAGCCTTTGGCGAGGATATTGGTCAAAGCAGCTGGCTCACCTCCGATGAGCAAGATCGGTTCTTGCACTCGCTGAATCTGTCTCCCGGCAAGAGCTTGCTGGACGTCGCCTGTGGATCGGGCGGTCCCGTGCTTCGTATTGCCGACCGCACGGGCTGTTCAGTAGTCGGAGTCGATGTCCACGAGCAGGCTGTTGCGACGGGGAACGACCTGGCCGCCCAGCGCAATCTGACGCCGCGTGCGAAGTTTCAGGTCGCCGACGCGACTACGTCTCTACCTTTCCCCGACGCCAGCTTCGACGCGATCACCTGTATTGACGCTATCAATCACCTGCCGAACCGTCCCGTGATCCTCGCCGACTGGGCCCGCCTGCTCAAACCCGGCGGACGCCTGCTCTTCACCGATCCCATTACCGTGACCGGGCCGCTGACGAACGCGGAAATTGCGGTGCGCAGTTCGATCGGCTTCTTTTTGTTCGTCCCGCGCGGATATGATGAGCGCGTCATCGAGCAGTCCGGACTTCGTTTGCTGGTGAACGAGGATGTGACCGCGAACATGGCGGAAGTTGCCGAACGCCGCCGTGCTGCTCGTGCTTCCCGAGCCGCCGACTTGCGTGAAATTGAGGGCGACCAGACCTACGAAGGGCAACAGGAGTTCTTCGCCGTGGCATCGCGTATTGCGAAAGAAGGCAGGCTCTCACGCTTCCTGTTCGTCGCCGACAAACTCAGCTGA
- the trpE gene encoding anthranilate synthase component I: MIRPDFKEFSRLAREATLVPVAKSISADLLTPVSAFLAIAEGEPDAFLLESVEGGEKIGRYTFVGVRPFLRLESRGSNITIQRGRKVERRTGEIFQAMKELLRAHRPAAMEGLPPFTAGAVGYCAYDIVRQLENIGEHADDDLDVPDCVLMFFDRVLAFDHLRHQIHIVASADVTRESPQRAYKKSLAEIARIEKKLAAGHKAERVRKGKKSKLKVHARTSQAKFLKSVEQAKQYIAAGDIFQVVLSQRWDFEPEVEPFDLYRALRTVNPSPYMFFLRSGASGTSKKSKSSGMHVLGSSPEMLVRVGGRKLEYRPIAGTHPRGRDEAEDLALEKLMCNDEKERAEHVMLVDLGRNDLGRVSEYGSVKVRDLMYVERYSHVMHLVSALEGKLRPELDAMDAFAACFPAGTLSGAPKVRAMQIIEELEPTRRGVYGGAVLYADFAGNLDSCIVIRTLVMKGKKAYLQAGAGIVADSDPQREFEESQNKSGAVLRAVEMARSRT; this comes from the coding sequence ATGATCCGTCCCGACTTCAAAGAGTTCTCCCGGTTGGCGCGCGAAGCGACGCTGGTGCCGGTGGCCAAGTCAATCTCCGCCGACCTGCTGACGCCGGTGTCCGCGTTTCTTGCCATCGCGGAAGGAGAGCCGGACGCATTCCTCCTCGAATCGGTGGAGGGCGGTGAAAAGATCGGACGTTATACGTTCGTGGGTGTGCGGCCGTTCTTGCGGCTGGAATCGCGCGGATCGAACATTACGATCCAGCGCGGGCGCAAAGTCGAGCGGCGCACCGGCGAAATTTTTCAGGCGATGAAGGAATTACTGCGGGCACATCGCCCAGCCGCGATGGAAGGCTTGCCACCGTTCACCGCCGGAGCAGTTGGGTATTGCGCCTACGACATCGTTCGCCAATTGGAGAACATCGGAGAACATGCCGACGACGATCTTGATGTTCCCGATTGCGTGCTGATGTTTTTTGATCGCGTGCTGGCGTTCGATCATCTGCGGCACCAGATTCACATCGTCGCGTCTGCCGATGTGACGCGAGAGTCGCCACAACGCGCCTATAAGAAATCATTGGCCGAAATTGCGCGCATTGAAAAGAAGCTCGCCGCCGGACACAAGGCCGAACGTGTGCGTAAGGGAAAGAAATCCAAACTCAAAGTTCACGCGCGTACTTCCCAGGCAAAATTTCTGAAGAGCGTCGAGCAGGCGAAGCAATACATTGCGGCCGGAGATATTTTTCAGGTCGTGCTTTCGCAACGTTGGGACTTTGAGCCGGAAGTCGAGCCCTTCGATTTGTACCGGGCGCTGCGCACGGTGAATCCCTCGCCTTACATGTTCTTCTTGCGCTCGGGCGCAAGCGGAACGAGTAAGAAGAGTAAGTCGAGCGGCATGCACGTGCTCGGTTCCTCGCCCGAGATGCTGGTGCGAGTCGGCGGACGAAAACTCGAATATCGCCCGATTGCAGGGACACATCCACGTGGGCGAGACGAGGCCGAAGATTTAGCGCTTGAAAAATTGATGTGCAACGACGAGAAGGAACGGGCGGAACACGTGATGCTCGTCGACCTCGGCCGCAATGACCTGGGACGAGTCAGCGAGTACGGTTCGGTGAAAGTGCGCGACCTGATGTATGTCGAGCGCTACTCCCACGTCATGCATCTGGTGTCGGCGCTCGAAGGAAAGCTCCGTCCTGAACTCGATGCCATGGACGCCTTCGCTGCGTGCTTCCCAGCCGGGACTCTAAGCGGCGCTCCGAAAGTGCGCGCCATGCAGATCATCGAAGAACTGGAACCGACGCGGCGCGGCGTCTACGGAGGAGCGGTGTTGTATGCCGACTTCGCCGGCAATCTTGATTCCTGCATCGTGATCCGGACTTTGGTGATGAAAGGTAAGAAGGCGTACTTGCAAGCGGGAGCAGGAATTGTGGCGGACTCCGATCCGCAGCGTGAGTTTGAGGAGAGCCAGAACAAATCAGGAGCCGTATTGAGAGCGGTAGAGATGGCAAGATCGAGGACGTAG
- a CDS encoding aminodeoxychorismate/anthranilate synthase component II, translated as MVFVLDNYDSFTYNLVQYLGELGAEVEVRRNDQVSVGEVEQMRPERILISPGPCTPHEAGISIDLIRHFAGKVPLLGVCLGHQALGAAFGGEVIRAKNLMHGKTSPVEHDGKTIFRGLNSPMTATRYHSLIVSEKDLPKELEVSAWTTEKDGTRVIMGLRHRKFPVEGVQFHPESVLTDQGKKLVKNFMSLAI; from the coding sequence GTGGTCTTCGTCCTCGACAATTACGATTCGTTCACTTACAACCTCGTCCAGTATCTCGGAGAGCTGGGTGCGGAGGTCGAAGTTCGCCGCAACGACCAGGTCAGCGTGGGCGAGGTCGAACAGATGCGTCCCGAGCGCATTCTCATTTCCCCCGGCCCGTGCACGCCGCACGAAGCCGGCATCAGCATCGACCTGATCCGTCACTTTGCCGGCAAGGTACCGTTGCTCGGAGTATGCCTTGGACATCAAGCTTTGGGAGCGGCATTCGGAGGAGAAGTCATCCGCGCAAAGAATCTAATGCACGGCAAAACCAGCCCGGTCGAGCACGATGGCAAGACCATTTTCCGCGGCCTGAATTCACCGATGACTGCCACCCGCTATCACTCGCTGATTGTTTCCGAGAAGGATCTACCCAAGGAGTTGGAAGTCAGCGCCTGGACTACCGAGAAAGATGGAACCCGCGTCATCATGGGACTCAGGCATCGCAAGTTCCCGGTAGAGGGCGTGCAGTTCCATCCGGAGAGTGTGTTGACGGATCAAGGCAAGAAGCTGGTGAAGAACTTCATGTCACTGGCTATCTAA
- a CDS encoding PilZ domain-containing protein: protein MAEAQQEKDKRATRRFALHLPVSVRYGDPEMERDAQTRDVSARGVCFYLDSAIQAGSGIDFTLTLPPEITLTESIRVRCKGRVLRVEGGPTNGKMAVAAVIDEYEFLAES, encoded by the coding sequence ATGGCCGAGGCGCAGCAGGAAAAAGACAAACGGGCCACGCGACGGTTTGCATTGCATTTGCCCGTCAGCGTCCGTTACGGAGACCCTGAGATGGAACGCGATGCGCAGACCCGCGACGTCAGCGCCCGGGGCGTGTGTTTCTATCTCGACTCGGCCATCCAGGCCGGTTCCGGCATTGATTTTACGTTGACCTTGCCTCCTGAAATCACCCTCACCGAAAGCATTCGCGTGCGCTGCAAAGGGCGTGTGTTGCGCGTAGAAGGCGGTCCTACCAACGGCAAGATGGCTGTCGCTGCCGTTATCGACGAGTACGAGTTTCTGGCGGAATCCTGA
- a CDS encoding AMIN domain-containing protein: protein MNSEPGFLARYCPRGGRAAARVAVLVLAGLTVTGTFLFFVQAVYSQTSAPPAGQSPVYSSIKSFRIVQEKDGPAVEILSTRPLIPSIQLLSDPSRLVIDLPNARLDTREKRISIQANQISTLRADQFQENPPVARVVVDLLAPRAYTWAAAGNRLVVHLGKNPPTDANKTPFQPPSVPSLTAAPKPVAVVAHPTGPLAVAGNSLAAGSSITAGADTAVLNLARGGEVHVCPGTTVSVTPSQSGHNVMLGVNTGALEAHYTLDASSDSVMTPDFRILFSGPGEFHFAISADTHGNTCVRSLPGNTASAIVSELIGDRSYQVKATDQLVFHSGQLDRVDMAVPLECGCPPPRQPVLRAENIAPVIIDEQTSANTRQIVSAPEARPTENASPDQSAAAPANTPLSSNELHVRVEAPFVFRATGPPPAPVEDVRALPLDARPSPVANLSPLPPPSPGQKPSGTETAAADPAPRHGFFGKLRGFFAAIFR from the coding sequence ATGAACTCCGAGCCTGGATTCCTTGCCCGTTATTGTCCGCGTGGCGGGCGAGCCGCGGCTCGAGTAGCCGTCCTGGTTCTTGCGGGACTGACGGTGACGGGGACATTTCTTTTTTTTGTGCAGGCAGTCTATTCCCAAACTAGCGCCCCGCCTGCCGGGCAGTCGCCGGTCTATTCGTCGATCAAGAGTTTTCGGATCGTGCAGGAAAAAGATGGTCCAGCAGTAGAGATTCTCTCGACTCGGCCTTTGATTCCTTCGATCCAGTTGTTGAGCGATCCGTCTCGTCTGGTGATTGATTTACCGAATGCGCGCCTCGACACTCGCGAGAAACGGATCAGCATTCAGGCCAACCAGATCAGCACGCTCCGTGCCGACCAGTTTCAGGAAAATCCGCCGGTAGCGCGCGTGGTCGTGGATCTGCTCGCTCCACGAGCGTACACGTGGGCGGCTGCGGGCAATCGCTTGGTCGTCCATCTGGGGAAGAATCCGCCGACGGACGCGAACAAGACTCCCTTTCAGCCACCCTCTGTGCCGAGCCTGACTGCCGCGCCCAAGCCGGTTGCCGTTGTCGCTCACCCGACCGGTCCGCTGGCTGTCGCGGGCAACAGCCTAGCTGCAGGATCGTCGATTACGGCCGGAGCGGACACTGCCGTGCTCAACCTGGCGCGTGGCGGAGAAGTCCATGTTTGCCCGGGCACGACGGTCTCGGTGACGCCTTCGCAGAGTGGCCACAACGTCATGCTGGGTGTAAATACAGGCGCACTCGAGGCGCACTACACGCTCGACGCGTCTTCTGATTCGGTGATGACTCCGGACTTCCGCATCCTGTTCTCGGGTCCGGGCGAGTTCCACTTCGCAATCAGCGCGGATACGCATGGCAACACCTGCGTGCGCTCTTTGCCGGGAAATACTGCGTCTGCAATCGTGTCTGAGTTGATCGGCGACCGCAGCTATCAGGTGAAAGCGACCGATCAGCTGGTGTTTCACTCCGGACAACTCGATCGCGTCGATATGGCGGTGCCGCTCGAGTGTGGATGTCCTCCGCCACGCCAGCCTGTGCTGCGAGCGGAGAACATTGCCCCCGTGATCATCGATGAACAAACATCGGCCAACACACGGCAAATTGTGAGTGCACCAGAAGCACGTCCCACCGAGAATGCCTCGCCAGATCAATCAGCGGCGGCGCCCGCCAATACGCCACTGTCTTCTAACGAATTGCACGTACGAGTGGAAGCGCCTTTTGTGTTTCGCGCTACCGGACCGCCACCCGCGCCGGTGGAAGATGTACGGGCGTTGCCTCTGGATGCGCGTCCCTCGCCAGTTGCGAACTTGAGCCCGCTTCCTCCTCCCAGTCCCGGCCAGAAGCCTTCGGGCACCGAGACTGCGGCCGCTGATCCTGCGCCGCGCCATGGATTCTTCGGCAAGCTACGCGGATTTTTTGCTGCCATCTTCCGTTAG
- a CDS encoding glycosyltransferase, translating into MNTSSELTIVIPAKNEAKLIPTLLNSLARQDYPQMPNTRVLVADANSTDGTPEIALSFRDRMKVEVIPGGMPSVGRNNGARLADMKYVLFLDADIELASDSLIRRALDDARAKDLECLTTNILCREGSLTDRLFYRANDFFQHLSCLHRPFSTGMFMMFANRKFRELGGFDERVHFAEDYRLSSQVARRKFKIVRGGAYTTNRRFQKMGHLRVGWLFLWTAMNFWNEDHFLRDHHYWAERKS; encoded by the coding sequence ATGAATACATCGAGCGAACTGACGATCGTGATTCCAGCGAAGAACGAAGCGAAGCTGATTCCGACTTTGCTGAATTCGCTGGCGAGGCAGGACTATCCGCAGATGCCGAATACGAGGGTGTTGGTCGCTGACGCCAACTCCACGGACGGCACTCCTGAAATTGCCCTGAGCTTTCGCGATCGAATGAAAGTGGAAGTAATCCCCGGCGGCATGCCCTCCGTTGGCCGCAACAACGGCGCAAGGCTGGCCGATATGAAGTATGTCCTGTTCCTCGATGCCGACATCGAACTTGCGTCCGATTCGCTGATCCGCCGCGCGCTCGATGACGCGCGGGCAAAAGATCTTGAGTGCTTGACCACCAACATCCTCTGCCGTGAAGGCAGCCTCACAGACAGGCTCTTCTACCGCGCCAATGACTTCTTCCAACATCTTTCCTGCCTGCATCGTCCCTTCAGTACCGGCATGTTCATGATGTTCGCGAACAGGAAGTTTCGTGAATTGGGCGGCTTCGACGAACGCGTTCACTTCGCAGAAGACTATCGATTAAGCAGCCAGGTGGCGCGCCGCAAGTTCAAGATCGTCCGCGGCGGCGCCTATACGACAAACCGCCGCTTCCAGAAAATGGGCCACCTGCGCGTGGGCTGGCTGTTCCTATGGACAGCGATGAATTTCTGGAATGAAGATCACTTTTTGCGGGATCACCATTACTGGGCGGAGCGGAAGTCGTAG
- a CDS encoding oxidative damage protection protein has product MSEHKVLCAKLKQELPGLAEPPFDSELGQKIYNQVSQQAWSQWTEYCKMLLNEYRLNPARKQDQEVIVKQMEQFFFGEGAAPPEQYVPPTH; this is encoded by the coding sequence ATGTCAGAACACAAAGTTCTTTGCGCGAAGTTGAAACAGGAACTGCCCGGATTGGCTGAACCGCCGTTCGATTCCGAGCTGGGACAGAAGATCTACAACCAAGTCTCGCAGCAGGCCTGGAGCCAGTGGACGGAGTATTGCAAGATGCTGCTCAACGAATATCGCCTGAATCCAGCGCGCAAGCAGGATCAGGAAGTGATCGTGAAACAGATGGAGCAGTTCTTCTTCGGCGAGGGCGCCGCTCCGCCTGAGCAATACGTTCCACCCACCCACTAG